One Vitis vinifera cultivar Pinot Noir 40024 chromosome 15, ASM3070453v1 genomic window, TTTGAGAAAGAAAGGAAGACTTGATCCACCAGTAGCTGTTGCCTATGCTTTAGATATTGCAAGGtaaattttcttggttttttttttttttttcctgtaggTTTTAAGTAGCAATTCTAATTTTAGTAGAACGTGACTTTGGTTTCTCTTGTGATTATTCTAATGAGACGTGCTTTTTCTCTGTAAAGCAGTACAATGTCATTCAATTTAATATTGTTCTTTGGCCCTTGTAACAAATATAAtgatctaagtgttatttaggGTTTGTCTTGCTGTTCTGTATCTTCAAATGATATGCCATCTAAATAAGGATAGATCAAAATGGAATTTACATATAGGTCCCCCTCATATAGACTCGCACACAGCACAACAAACTAAGGTGCTTATCCTATCATGTGCTTTCTGGAGTACTGTTTTGGCTTCTCATGACAAGGATGTACATTTGGATTGTTTTAACTTACTATCAGTGGGATCCTTCgtgattttttgttcattttttcttttaaattttaccaGATCAGTAGCTGCTCTTGAATTTCATGTCTTTAAATAAATACAAGTTTACTTAGTAAATATAACTAAACATTTTCTACATTGGATCATAATTATGTCAAATTATTATGCAATTATTCTGGCAATACTGTAAGCATTTGCCACTAATACAAACTTCTGTAACTTTCCTTTTCTTGTTCCCCTTCCcaaaaaactttgattggtcACTGAACTTACAAGCAACTATGGTAATTTAACTTTGCAGCCCTTTATTGCATTTGTATTCAATTATGTAACCCACTTTTGCCTCACTCACTTCTAACTCCTTTGATGAACTCATTCTTTGCAAAACTCTGCAGAGGGATGAATTATCTTCACCAGCATAAACCACATGCTATAATTCACCGGGATTTAACTCCAAGGTATTGCAACTTGAACTTTTCTGTTGAAGTTCATTTTGAGAGTATTAGACTGTTGGGTGTGGTCATAAGTCAAAAACCATATGATTTCCAGTCGACTCTTCATCTGTAGTCTGCTCCCCACCTCCCAATGGCAAAGAAAGAATGTCTCACAGTCGTTTCGTTTGGTTCTCACAGAAATGTGTTACAAGATGAAGCAGGACGCCTTAAGGTTACAGACTTCGGTTTAAGCAAAATTGCTCAGGAAAAAGATGCAGTTGGTTACAAAATGACTGGAGGAACAGGTTCATGTAAGATTTTCCATCTTACTGAAAGTCaaacattttttagtatttgaaaaaattctCAGACAATTTTGTGACATTTTCAGATCGTTACATGGCACCTGAGGTTTATCGCCGAGAATCATATGGGAAGAGTATTGATGTCTTCTCCTTTGCACTAATAGTACATGAGGTacaattaaatgatttttttttcattttttaaatttgggtttCAGACCCAATTTTTTTGAGATCCATAAATAGTTTTGGCATTGACTCATCATGGAATGCTCATTTATTACAGTAACCATCTGAATTTCTTAGAAAGTTTTCATGGTAGAACAAGTCTAATTATTAATGTCTCAAAAATGGCTGTGGTTTTTCTTATAGATGTTCCAAGGGGGGCCATCAAATAGAGCAGAGAACGCAGAATATGTTGCAGATAAGCGAGCATATGAAGACTCACGGCCACCTCTCTCCTCATTTGTATACCCCGAACCTATCAAGACGTGAGTAACTGAATTTTCATCAGCTATATTCCTCAACTAGGATGGGCTAAacaattcacaaaaataaaaacaagtgtTGTAGATGGTAACGTCCTATTTTCAGTgatcttttctttatttcaagGACAAAAATCCGCTGGGTAGGACTATCAATGAAGGGTTCTTGTAACTAATCCAAAGTAGTTAACACTTCAAAAATTGTGACTTCCAACATAACGGCACTTAGACACCATATCCGCAACCTTTTTCATAGTTCTCATTAGAAGCCACACCCAAATCAATACATTCATATATGGTGATTGTCACTAAGGAGGAATTTCCCCATGTCACCACAATCATTCACTCAATGACCTTAAGCTGAAAGAAACCCTTATTAGGTCTCTTATGGAATTGTCTAGAATCCTGTTGGGAGAAAATATACTTCTCTGCTGGATTTTATTGATAATTTGAACTGTGGTTTTTAGTTGTTCTTATCTTTGGCATCGTTTTGTTTGTCTAGGTGGCTCCTCTTGTACTCTCTGTGTAGGTGCATCCCTTTTTTTGATAGACCCTTTTTAGTATATCTTTTTGATTtcccacttaaaaaaaaaaaaaaacataaaatacatTTCGGAGTTAGTTGTTTCCAAAAcaggtttttgaaaattattataaaattaggATGTTTCtcataacatattttaattattttcagttGTTTTCTTGGAcggtttcaaaaaataattattcaaagagaataattaaaaataaaatatagaagttattttaaaaaaaatttaaaaacacaaaaataaattgaaaacatttcaagttaCTAAACAGATTATTGTTCTAGAAAGCATCAAAAAACTCTTTTtggaaactgttttaaaaaacgttCAAGACAAACCCCTTTGGTTCTTTTGTTGACGCTTTTCATGTAAGAGTAATTCCCCATTTTTCCTGATTTAGGCTTCTCAGAAACTGCTGGCACAAGAATCCAGAATCGCGACCTACATTTGAAGCCATAATTCTGGAGCTAGAGAAGATCCAAGAGAGTATGATAAGTAAGAAAACAGCCTGCTGTGATTGTGCTATCTTATGAGATGAGCTTCAACATGTTGTTGTGGCTTTAATAACAACTTTTTCCTTTTACTCATAGATTGTTTTCCCCTCTATGGATTGTATCTTTCTTTCCCCATTTTGGTTTGTTAGAATGGATTCCCCTACCCTTAATATATACATACTGAAAGAAGATCAATCACATTGATCTTGTATACATAAACCTCATGCTGAAATTGTAAACGGACTTATATTCTTCTTCATAGTAGTTATCTTTCATCATTGCCTGTACAACCTTGTAAGTAACTCATAGCTGGTATCAATCTTCAGGTACTAAATGaatgttttaagttttaacCCATGATGGAAATatcgatgatgatgatgatgaaattttttattaaggtAAAAATATATTGATGTTGACATCACAGAATGGATCTGAATAATTAgacatcaatatttttatttcttttcacaaCTTATCATGAATAAGAAGTTATTTCAGTTTCTCCCTATCAGATTGGAAATTCTATATGATATTTGTAAAGAAAGTTAAATATTGATGAAAAGTTCACTCACTCTTTCAAAGTGGGCACCCTAATTGTAGATACCTTAAATAGAAAGATCAGAACATGTCATGAATATTTTCATTGTTCTCACATCTTGAGCCATATATGATGCATAACCATCACCTTCAAGGGGGATTATATTGTAATTTAcaaactccaaaaaataataattgggGCTGCATGAAAACTCTTCTTTAAAAACAGGTTTGGATAATGTGTTTTGATAAACTTTTGacagagaatattttttaaaaaattaatagtttttaaaaaataaacttggtATGTTTTTAGAGTGTTATAAggagataaaaattaaaattgtatttcatatttaagtttttaaaaattctgaaCCGGtgaagaaattattttatgatagataaaaaataagaaatcaatCGAACAATATGTCTGGGTGGTGTAGTTGGTTATCACGCTAGTCTCACACACTAGAGGTCCCCGGTTCGAACCCGGGCTCAGAcatttgcatttttattttattattgccACAGTCTTCCATTTCTGTTGGGAGTCTCCCAGGGTCAGAGTATCAACGACACTCAGTGCCACAATCTCATTTCCATTTCTGCTAGGAGTCTCCCAGATTCTCAATATCAACAACACTCACCCagatttttaacattttctcatCTGGATGTTCATCAATTAGTCAAACAATGCAGATTCAGCCACACCCACTTCCAAACTATAGTCTTAGGTCACCAATTTTCTCACCTTCGACCCATTTTCTCATACCTTTCTCATCATCATTCCAACCTACTAAACTTGTCTCTATTCCAAATTTCCCATCTGGGTCTTGCGGCTCACTCAAAAGGATGTCTAAGTCACAAACTGGTTTGAGAAGCTATGGTGGTTTGGTTAGTGTCAGATGTGAGGCTTTACAGGGAAAAGAGGATGATGGGTTCTATATGAGGAGGTGTGTGGAGCTGGCAAGGAAGGCTATTGGCTGTACAAGTCCTAATCCCATGGTTGGGTGTGTCATTGTGAAAGATGGAAAGGTTGTTGGCGAAGGGTTTCACCCAAAAGCTGGGCAGCCTCATGGTGAGGTAAACCCCaaaatctctctcttttttccttaAGCTCTGATTGGTTGTTGAGAATATgcaggaaaatgaaaaagatagaattttgAATGTTCGATTTTTCACTTTTTGGGACCTGAAGTAATCTGATATAATATTTCTGGGTTAAATTTCAATTGTCTTTAAATGATTATAAGCATTTTGTTTGCGTCTCATTTAAAATAGTACTATTGCTCAGAAAATTAAACCTGTTTCTGGTTCTTTTATGTTCGATTTTTCACTTTTTGGGACCTGAAGTAATCTGATATAATATTTCTGGGTTAAATTTCAATCGTCTTTAAATGATTATAAACATTTTGTTTGCATCTCACTTGAAATAGTACTATTGCTGAGAAAATTAAACCTGTTTCTGGTTCTTAAAAGATGTAACTTCAGTATTCTAACCAATAATGTGTTAGCCTCATTGTGACTTTGGATTGCAAGCGTATGTATTGATGTAGTTTTTTATCATATTGATGTTGGATGTGGATTTTGAActattgggtttttttttaagaaacatggTTAGAGGAAAATACAGATTTGATTGAAGGTTTCTGTTATGAATGTACAACAGCTGATGAGTTATTTAAGTCAGGGGGTTCAATTTGCAGGTTTTTGCTTTGAGGGATGCCGGGGATTTGGCCGAGAATGCAACTGCATATGTGAGCTTGGAACCATGCAATCATTATGGGCGAACACCACCCTGCACTGAAGCACTAATTAAAGCCAAGGTGAAAAAGGTTGTAATTGGGATGGTCGATCCAAATCCTATTGTGGCTTCAAAGGGGGTGGATAGATTGAGAGATGCAGGAATTGAAGTCACTGTGGCTGTGGAGGAAGAACTATGCAAGAAGCTTAATGAAGCCTATATACATCAAATGCTGACAGGGAAGCCCTTTGTCACGCTGAGGTAAACTTATGCTTGTAATTTGAAGAAGAAAGTAAGCCATATATAGTGAGTTGGATAGAGTTCTTTCCATTGACACTATTTTGGTTTTCTCGATTTTTTTGATTGATTTGCTCAAACAATTCATTCCTGGATGTTGCCttcaatgttattttaaaatgtggATTTGGATCTTGGCTCTTTTCCGAATACCTGCACATTATCAATCTGTGCTCAAGTAAATATGAATATGAAACA contains:
- the LOC100246468 gene encoding riboflavin biosynthesis protein PYRD, chloroplastic, translating into MQIQPHPLPNYSLRSPIFSPSTHFLIPFSSSFQPTKLVSIPNFPSGSCGSLKRMSKSQTGLRSYGGLVSVRCEALQGKEDDGFYMRRCVELARKAIGCTSPNPMVGCVIVKDGKVVGEGFHPKAGQPHGEVFALRDAGDLAENATAYVSLEPCNHYGRTPPCTEALIKAKVKKVVIGMVDPNPIVASKGVDRLRDAGIEVTVAVEEELCKKLNEAYIHQMLTGKPFVTLRYSLSINGHILDQLGEGVEEAGGYYSQLVQEYDAIILSPTTVTEKFSFPASQEPGANQPLHILIAKSPISPNQIPIPHTEATSKVIIFADNETAVEPEMVQKGIETVVLDQINLNAVLEYCKRQGLCSILLDLRGNFGYFEDLLKQSLEENLLQKVVVEVLPFWSTNEEEGLPLALKNLRKGIRLKNITSRNSNDSVVLEGYP